From Paracoccus aminovorans, one genomic window encodes:
- the tig gene encoding trigger factor, which translates to MQVKETQNEGLKRGYEFTLPAATLAAQVDAKLKEAQPEVEMKGFRKGKVPMALLKKQFGQRIMGDAMQEAIDGALREHLEKSGDRPAIQPKIEMVNGETWKEGDDVVVTVAYEALPQIPEADLSGIELERLVVSASDEQVNEALENLAKNAQSFEDRKKGTKAKDGDQVVIDFKGMVDGVAFDGGTAEDYPLVLGSGSFIPGFEEQLVGAKAGDEVKVEVKFPEEYGAPNLAGKDAVFETTVKAVKAPKAAELDDELAKKFGAESLYALKDQIRERLEAEYKGASRQVLKRALLDKLDALVKFDLPESLVEAEAQQIAHQLYHEEHPDDHGHNHGEIAPTDEHKALAERRVRLGLLLAEIGQKAEITVSDQEMTQAVLRQARQYPGQERAFFEFIQQNPQAQQQLRAPIFEDKVVDHIVDGAKVSDKDVSKEELEKAIEALDQV; encoded by the coding sequence CGCGGCTATGAGTTCACCCTGCCGGCGGCCACGCTGGCGGCCCAGGTGGACGCGAAGCTGAAAGAGGCCCAGCCCGAGGTCGAGATGAAGGGCTTCCGCAAGGGCAAGGTGCCGATGGCGCTGCTGAAGAAGCAGTTCGGCCAGCGCATCATGGGCGACGCCATGCAGGAGGCCATCGACGGCGCCCTGCGCGAGCACCTGGAAAAATCCGGCGACCGCCCGGCCATCCAGCCCAAGATCGAGATGGTCAACGGCGAGACCTGGAAGGAAGGCGACGACGTGGTCGTGACGGTGGCCTATGAGGCCCTGCCGCAGATCCCCGAGGCCGATCTTTCCGGCATCGAGCTGGAGCGGCTGGTCGTCTCGGCCAGCGACGAGCAGGTGAACGAGGCGCTGGAGAACCTGGCCAAGAATGCCCAGTCCTTCGAGGACCGCAAGAAGGGCACCAAAGCCAAGGACGGCGACCAGGTCGTGATCGACTTCAAGGGCATGGTCGACGGCGTGGCCTTCGACGGCGGCACCGCCGAGGATTATCCGCTGGTGCTGGGCTCGGGCAGCTTCATCCCCGGCTTCGAGGAACAGCTGGTCGGCGCCAAGGCCGGCGACGAGGTCAAGGTCGAGGTCAAGTTCCCCGAGGAATACGGCGCCCCGAACCTGGCCGGCAAGGACGCGGTCTTCGAGACCACGGTGAAGGCCGTCAAGGCGCCGAAAGCCGCCGAACTGGACGACGAGCTGGCCAAGAAATTCGGCGCCGAGAGCCTTTATGCGCTGAAGGACCAGATCCGCGAGCGGCTGGAAGCCGAGTACAAGGGCGCCTCGCGCCAAGTGCTGAAGCGGGCGCTGCTGGACAAGCTGGACGCGCTGGTCAAGTTCGACCTGCCCGAATCGCTGGTCGAGGCCGAGGCGCAGCAGATCGCGCACCAGCTTTACCATGAAGAGCACCCGGACGATCACGGCCATAACCATGGCGAGATCGCGCCGACGGACGAGCACAAGGCGCTGGCCGAGCGCCGCGTGCGCCTGGGCCTGCTCTTGGCCGAGATCGGCCAGAAGGCCGAGATCACCGTCTCGGACCAGGAGATGACCCAGGCGGTGCTGCGCCAGGCCCGGCAGTATCCGGGGCAGGAGCGCGCCTTTTTCGAGTTCATCCAGCAGAACCCGCAGGCCCAGCAGCAGCTGCGCGCGCCGATCTTCGAGGACAAGGTCGTCGACCATATCGTCGATGGCGCCAAGGTCTCGGACAAGGATGTCAGCAAGGAAGAGCTGGAAAAGGCCATCGAGGCGCTGGATCAGGTCTGA
- the rplI gene encoding 50S ribosomal protein L9: protein MQVILLERVAKLGQMGEVVKVKEGFARNYLLPQGKALRASEANIKAFEERKAELAVRNDETRADALKLAEKLDGQSFVIIRSASDAGALYGSVTPRDAADAANAEGYAVERRQVVLTAPIKELGLHEVRVHLHPEVDVTIKLNVARSAEEAELQATGKSIQELAAEADAAADFEIAELFDEIGSAGRDEDDAAN, encoded by the coding sequence ATGCAAGTCATCCTGCTGGAACGTGTGGCCAAGCTGGGCCAGATGGGCGAAGTCGTGAAGGTCAAAGAAGGCTTCGCGCGCAACTACCTGCTGCCGCAGGGCAAGGCGCTGCGCGCCTCGGAAGCCAACATCAAGGCCTTCGAAGAGCGCAAGGCCGAACTGGCCGTCCGCAACGACGAGACCCGCGCCGACGCGCTGAAACTGGCCGAGAAACTCGACGGCCAGAGCTTCGTGATCATCCGCTCGGCCTCGGACGCCGGGGCGCTCTACGGCTCGGTCACCCCGCGTGACGCCGCCGATGCCGCCAATGCCGAAGGCTACGCGGTCGAGCGCCGTCAGGTCGTCCTGACCGCCCCGATCAAGGAGCTGGGCCTGCACGAGGTCCGCGTGCACCTGCACCCGGAAGTCGACGTGACCATCAAGCTGAACGTCGCCCGTTCGGCCGAGGAAGCCGAGCTGCAAGCCACCGGCAAGTCGATCCAGGAACTGGCCGCGGAAGCCGATGCCGCCGCCGATTTCGAGATCGCCGAACTCTTCGACGAGATCGGCTCGGCCGGCCGCGACGAGGACGATGCCGCGAACTGA
- a CDS encoding cytochrome-c peroxidase — translation MKFVPLLTATSLALAALPASAQTAAIDSSALREEAKGVFEAIPANLSAIKQTDEDPQGVALTPEKIELGKVLFFDPRMSRSGLISCQTCHNVGLGGVDGLPTSVGHGWQKGPRNAPTMLNAIFNAAQFWDGRAPDLAEQAKGPVQASVEMSNTPDELVKTINSMPEYVTAFQNAFPGENDPVSFDNFAAAIEQFEATLITPNSPFDRFLAGDDAAMDEAQKRGLQAFMETGCTACHYGINLGGQDYYPFGLVAKPGAEVLPVGDTGRFEVTKTVDDEYVFRAAPLRNVALTAPYFHSGVVWDLKEAVQIMSSSQLGTELNPQQVDDIVAFLSAVTGEQPQIVHPILPVRTDATPLPAPM, via the coding sequence GTGAAATTCGTCCCCCTGCTGACCGCAACGAGCCTGGCGCTGGCGGCCCTGCCCGCAAGCGCCCAGACCGCAGCCATCGACAGCAGCGCCCTGCGCGAGGAAGCCAAGGGCGTGTTCGAGGCGATTCCCGCGAACCTGTCCGCCATCAAGCAAACCGACGAGGACCCCCAGGGCGTCGCCCTGACGCCCGAAAAGATCGAGCTGGGCAAGGTGCTGTTCTTCGACCCGCGCATGTCGCGGTCCGGGCTGATCTCGTGCCAGACCTGCCACAACGTCGGCCTGGGCGGGGTGGACGGGCTGCCGACCTCGGTCGGGCACGGCTGGCAGAAGGGACCGCGGAACGCCCCCACCATGCTGAACGCGATCTTCAACGCCGCGCAATTCTGGGACGGCCGCGCCCCCGACCTGGCCGAGCAGGCCAAGGGCCCGGTGCAGGCCAGCGTCGAGATGAGCAACACCCCCGACGAACTGGTCAAGACCATCAACTCGATGCCGGAATATGTGACGGCCTTCCAGAACGCCTTCCCGGGCGAGAACGACCCGGTCAGCTTCGACAATTTCGCCGCCGCCATCGAGCAGTTCGAGGCGACGCTGATCACCCCGAACAGCCCCTTCGACCGTTTCCTGGCCGGAGACGACGCGGCCATGGACGAGGCGCAGAAACGCGGCCTGCAGGCCTTCATGGAGACCGGCTGCACCGCCTGCCACTATGGCATCAACCTGGGCGGGCAGGACTATTATCCCTTCGGCCTGGTGGCCAAGCCCGGGGCCGAGGTGCTGCCGGTGGGCGACACCGGCCGGTTCGAGGTGACCAAGACCGTGGACGACGAATACGTGTTCCGCGCCGCGCCGCTGCGCAACGTGGCGCTGACCGCGCCCTATTTCCACTCGGGCGTGGTCTGGGACCTCAAGGAGGCGGTGCAGATCATGTCCTCGTCGCAGCTGGGAACCGAGCTGAACCCGCAGCAGGTGGACGATATCGTGGCCTTCCTGAGCGCGGTGACCGGCGAACAGCCGCAGATCGTCCATCCGATCCTGCCGGTCAGGACCGACGCCACGCCGCTGCCGGCGCCGATGTGA
- the rpsF gene encoding 30S ribosomal protein S6 translates to MPLYEHVLIARQDLSNTQAEGLIEHFSTVLADNGGKVVENEYWGVRTLAYKINKNRKGHYAFLRSDAPSAAVQEMERLARLHDDVMRVLTVSVDEHKEGPSIQMQKRDERERGDRGDRGDRGERRDRDGDRGGDRGGERRERRDRDDRN, encoded by the coding sequence ATGCCGCTTTACGAGCATGTGCTGATCGCCCGCCAGGACCTGTCGAATACGCAGGCCGAAGGGCTGATCGAACATTTTTCGACCGTGCTGGCCGACAACGGCGGCAAGGTGGTCGAGAACGAATACTGGGGCGTGCGCACCCTGGCCTACAAGATCAACAAGAACCGCAAGGGCCATTACGCCTTCCTGCGTTCGGACGCGCCCTCGGCCGCCGTGCAGGAGATGGAGCGTCTGGCCCGCCTGCATGACGACGTCATGCGCGTGCTGACCGTCAGCGTGGACGAGCACAAGGAAGGCCCCTCGATCCAGATGCAGAAGCGCGACGAGCGCGAGCGCGGTGATCGTGGCGACCGCGGGGATCGCGGCGAGCGTCGCGACCGCGACGGCGACCGTGGTGGTGATCGTGGCGGCGAACGCCGCGAGCGTCGCGACCGCGACGACCGGAACTGA
- a CDS encoding YceI family protein — protein MKAVFAPFAAVALLGAGAAMAAPVQYDFDPSHSQVVFEYSHLGFSNSTGVINGVTGTLMLDAENPANSSVEATIPLSGLHLIAPELDEHFFGKDLLNADKATAVATFKSTKVEPDGDDEAKVTGDFTLNGVTKQIVLDVDLNKMGAHPMSGKEAAGFDAETELKRSDFNLGLFTPAVGDEVEVNITVEAVKAE, from the coding sequence ATGAAAGCCGTTTTCGCCCCCTTTGCCGCCGTGGCCCTGCTTGGTGCGGGTGCCGCCATGGCTGCGCCGGTGCAATATGACTTCGATCCCTCGCACAGCCAAGTGGTGTTCGAATACAGCCACCTGGGCTTTTCCAACAGCACCGGCGTCATCAACGGGGTGACCGGCACGCTGATGCTGGACGCCGAGAACCCGGCCAATTCCAGCGTCGAGGCGACCATTCCCCTGTCCGGCCTGCATCTGATCGCGCCGGAGCTGGACGAGCATTTCTTCGGCAAGGACCTTCTGAATGCCGACAAGGCGACGGCCGTGGCCACCTTCAAGTCGACCAAGGTCGAGCCCGACGGCGACGACGAGGCCAAGGTGACCGGCGATTTCACGCTGAACGGCGTGACCAAGCAGATCGTGCTGGACGTGGACCTGAACAAGATGGGCGCCCATCCGATGAGCGGCAAGGAAGCCGCCGGCTTCGACGCCGAGACCGAGCTCAAGCGCTCGGACTTCAACCTGGGTCTGTTCACCCCCGCCGTCGGGGACGAGGTCGAGGTTAACATCACCGTCGAGGCGGTCAAGGCCGAGTAG
- the rpsR gene encoding 30S ribosomal protein S18 produces the protein MANKPFFRRRKVCPFSGDNAPAIDYKDTRLLQRYISERGKIVPSRITAVSAKKQRELARAIKRARFLALLPYAVK, from the coding sequence ATGGCCAACAAACCCTTCTTCCGCCGCCGGAAAGTCTGCCCCTTCTCGGGCGACAACGCTCCTGCCATCGACTACAAGGACACCCGCCTGCTGCAGCGCTACATCAGCGAACGCGGCAAGATCGTGCCCTCGCGCATCACCGCCGTCTCGGCCAAGAAGCAGCGTGAACTGGCCCGCGCCATCAAGCGCGCCCGCTTCCTCGCCCTGCTTCCCTATGCCGTGAAGTAA